In a single window of the Rhizobium etli CFN 42 genome:
- a CDS encoding ABC transporter ATP-binding protein, with translation MAGIELRNVNKIYGNSFHALHDLNFNIRDGEFMVFVGPSGCGKSTALRMIAGLESISSGELRIGDRVVNDVDPKDRDIAMVFQSYALYSHKTVRENIAFPLLMAGLPKSDIARRVDEAARVLELTALLDRKPALLSGGQRQRVAMGRAIVRQPSAFLMDEPLSNLDAKLRVQMRAEIARLQRKLNVTTIYVTHDQVEAMTMGDRVAVMKGGVLQQVDTPQNLYSRPDNVFVAAFIGSPSMNLYEAVLNGRTVTLGSNSFEIPDRVFECRPSLNGASNRQILLGIRPEYMNDAAIRPSSAEISARVTLVEALGSESMVHLNIDAPWVDAGDPDAIADIGDEKAAVARFSPKSPVRAGDIARIAVDAEELHFFDPDTRTSIW, from the coding sequence ATGGCCGGTATAGAATTACGCAACGTCAACAAGATTTACGGCAACAGCTTTCATGCGCTGCACGACCTGAATTTCAACATCAGGGATGGTGAGTTTATGGTGTTTGTCGGTCCCTCGGGATGTGGGAAATCGACGGCGCTTCGGATGATCGCCGGCCTTGAGAGCATTTCGAGCGGCGAACTCAGGATTGGGGACAGGGTCGTCAACGATGTCGATCCCAAGGATCGCGACATCGCCATGGTCTTTCAGTCTTACGCGCTTTACTCGCACAAGACCGTGCGCGAAAACATCGCCTTTCCACTGCTAATGGCAGGGTTGCCAAAATCCGACATTGCCAGACGCGTGGACGAGGCCGCGCGCGTCCTCGAACTGACGGCTCTGCTCGACCGCAAGCCGGCGCTGCTCTCGGGTGGCCAGCGGCAGCGCGTCGCCATGGGTCGGGCGATCGTCCGCCAGCCGTCCGCCTTCCTGATGGATGAACCGCTGTCCAATCTCGATGCAAAACTGCGTGTGCAGATGCGCGCCGAGATTGCCAGGCTCCAGAGAAAACTCAACGTCACCACGATCTACGTCACTCACGATCAGGTCGAGGCAATGACGATGGGTGACCGTGTCGCTGTCATGAAAGGCGGTGTGCTGCAGCAAGTCGACACACCGCAAAATCTGTACAGTCGCCCTGATAACGTCTTTGTTGCGGCCTTTATCGGATCGCCCTCGATGAACTTGTACGAGGCCGTTTTGAATGGAAGGACTGTGACCCTGGGCAGCAACAGTTTCGAAATTCCTGACCGGGTTTTCGAATGCCGTCCCTCGCTCAATGGTGCGTCTAACCGTCAAATCCTCCTCGGTATCCGGCCGGAGTACATGAACGACGCTGCAATCCGGCCTTCTTCGGCCGAGATCTCGGCCCGGGTCACTCTTGTTGAGGCGCTAGGTTCTGAATCCATGGTGCATCTGAATATCGATGCACCTTGGGTGGATGCCGGCGACCCGGACGCCATCGCCGACATCGGCGACGAAAAAGCTGCTGTAGCCCGTTTTTCCCCAAAGAGCCCAGTGCGAGCAGGTGACATCGCGCGCATTGCTGTGGATGCCGAAGAACTTCACTTCTTTGATCCGGACACCCGCACCAGCATCTGGTGA
- a CDS encoding carbohydrate ABC transporter permease yields MLSARRLHLNGIVINAAALVLVLSYALPYVYLLMTSIKPAADVQQIPPRFFPVVISFENFRDVLQSSTLPRAFASSLTVAVLTTILSLAVAVPAAYVATHYRRRITTLFLLFALVTRMVPSVSLGVPLFQLLKSLGLLDTVPGLVLAHTSAAVPLAILLMAAFFEGVPKDLEEAARMDGCTRFQAFLKVILPIMTGGIAVTALFTFITSWNEFLYALLLTSEATKTAPIVIAEYNSVYGLAWGAMTAAAVLYSLPVIIVTLALQKQIVGGLTFGAVKG; encoded by the coding sequence ATGCTTAGTGCCCGCCGCCTCCATCTCAACGGCATCGTGATCAATGCCGCCGCCCTCGTCCTCGTCCTGTCCTATGCGCTGCCTTACGTCTATCTGCTCATGACGTCGATCAAGCCGGCAGCGGATGTCCAGCAGATTCCGCCGCGCTTCTTTCCCGTCGTCATCTCTTTCGAGAATTTTCGCGATGTCCTGCAATCATCGACCCTGCCGCGGGCCTTCGCAAGCTCGCTGACGGTGGCGGTGCTGACAACCATCCTTTCCCTCGCTGTGGCGGTTCCCGCCGCTTATGTCGCGACCCACTACCGGCGCCGGATCACTACCCTGTTCCTGCTGTTCGCGCTGGTCACGCGCATGGTGCCCTCGGTGTCGCTCGGCGTGCCATTGTTCCAGCTTCTGAAGTCGCTCGGTCTGCTGGATACCGTTCCCGGTCTGGTGCTCGCCCATACATCAGCCGCGGTACCCCTTGCGATTCTACTTATGGCAGCCTTCTTCGAAGGCGTTCCGAAGGATCTCGAAGAGGCGGCGCGCATGGACGGCTGCACCCGTTTCCAGGCCTTTCTGAAAGTCATTCTTCCGATCATGACGGGCGGAATCGCGGTCACCGCGCTCTTTACCTTCATCACGAGCTGGAACGAGTTCCTCTACGCACTACTGCTGACGTCGGAGGCGACCAAAACGGCACCGATCGTCATTGCTGAATACAACTCAGTCTATGGCCTGGCCTGGGGAGCGATGACGGCGGCGGCCGTGCTCTATTCACTGCCCGTCATCATCGTAACACTCGCACTTCAAAAGCAGATCGTCGGCGGCCTGACTTTCGGCGCTGTAAAAGGATGA
- a CDS encoding carbohydrate ABC transporter permease, with translation MSGEDRFVLCMLAPALAILGLLVAYPVGLLVFDSLFKVDTITPHIREWVGLKNYIDALTSKRVAESAFRTIQYSIFALFFEFTFGFCAALLFTALAGQSRWHRTIFTLPLMVPPIVAGLLWRFLLVGNIGILNYGLVQLGVIGDPDAIAWLSDEDIVIYSVSFADIWLTTSFVALVSYAGLTNIPKDLLEAARIDGANAFKRFWHVTLPLMRPVIAVVVIVRGVDAAKTFDLIWIQTQGGPNHASEVFSMNIYQRMVRFGDLGEASASGTLFLIVMMLLAAAAYWKIWRPVHA, from the coding sequence GTCGCATACCCGGTAGGGCTTCTGGTGTTCGATTCTCTTTTTAAGGTCGACACCATTACTCCCCACATACGAGAGTGGGTCGGGCTCAAGAACTATATCGACGCGCTAACCTCGAAGCGCGTCGCGGAAAGCGCATTCAGAACAATCCAGTACTCGATCTTTGCGCTGTTCTTCGAATTTACCTTCGGCTTCTGCGCCGCTCTGCTGTTCACGGCGCTCGCCGGTCAGTCGCGCTGGCACCGCACGATCTTTACGCTGCCATTGATGGTGCCGCCCATTGTCGCCGGCCTCTTGTGGCGCTTTCTCTTGGTCGGGAACATCGGCATCTTGAATTATGGGCTCGTCCAATTGGGCGTCATCGGCGATCCCGATGCGATTGCCTGGTTGTCCGACGAAGATATCGTCATCTATTCCGTCTCTTTTGCCGATATCTGGCTGACGACATCCTTTGTCGCCCTCGTCTCCTATGCCGGATTGACAAACATTCCCAAAGACCTGCTGGAGGCGGCGCGAATCGACGGCGCGAATGCGTTCAAGCGCTTCTGGCATGTCACGCTGCCGCTGATGCGCCCGGTGATCGCCGTTGTCGTCATCGTGCGTGGGGTGGATGCGGCCAAGACCTTCGACCTCATCTGGATCCAGACCCAAGGTGGCCCCAACCACGCTTCTGAAGTGTTTTCGATGAACATCTATCAGCGCATGGTGCGCTTCGGCGATCTCGGCGAGGCCTCGGCCTCCGGCACGCTGTTTCTGATCGTCATGATGCTTCTGGCCGCCGCTGCCTATTGGAAGATATGGAGGCCGGTCCATGCTTAG